One genomic region from Candidatus Nomurabacteria bacterium encodes:
- the nrdR gene encoding transcriptional repressor NrdR: MRCNQCQNADTKVIESRDVAEGESIRRRRSCQKCNNRFTTYERIEYPQLVVIKHNGTRELFNRDKLLSGLHRACEKTTITSVQIEKIVSNVEQKLYSCGEPDVSSSKIGELVMDNLANVNEVAYVRFASVYRRFKDIASFEQELSQIRQHQTEQEKSA, translated from the coding sequence ATGCGATGTAATCAATGTCAAAACGCCGACACAAAGGTGATTGAGTCGCGTGACGTTGCTGAAGGTGAATCTATTCGTCGTCGTCGCTCTTGTCAGAAATGCAATAATCGATTTACGACTTATGAACGTATTGAGTATCCTCAACTAGTAGTAATCAAACACAATGGTACGCGGGAGCTTTTTAATCGAGATAAGTTGTTAAGTGGGTTGCATAGAGCATGCGAAAAAACAACTATAACTAGTGTACAAATTGAGAAAATTGTTTCGAATGTAGAACAAAAGTTATATAGTTGTGGCGAACCCGATGTCTCTTCATCTAAGATAGGCGAGCTTGTTATGGATAACCTAGCAAACGTTAATGAAGTTGCATACGTTCGATTTGCTAGTGTGTATCGACGCTTCAAAGATATAGCTAGTTTTGAGCAAGAATTATCGCAAATACGTCAACATCAAACAGAGCAAGAAAAATCTGCATAG
- a CDS encoding vitamin B12-dependent ribonucleotide reductase, translating into MGQTTTLGVGRFFTKPKTKAYDQLKWVKRDSIINNPITNVNVFEQRGVEFPDGWSVNAINIVAQKYFSGTPGTDERENSLRDLINRVADTIVRQGLQEDYFESKEEAEDFKQELKYILATQRASFNSPVWFNIGATDRSQQASACFILGIEDTMPAILNWYKEEGMIFKGGSGSGVNLSPIRSSAEKLGKSAGTASGPLSFMRGADASAGAIKSGGKTRRAAKMVILNADHPDVEEFIWAKAIEERKARVLQESGFDMSLDGKDAFSVQYQNANNSVRVTDEFMQAVVDDADWDLKAVTTGKTVKTIKARKLMRQFAEAAWECADPGMQFDTTINKWHTAPNAGRINASNPCSEYMHLDNSACNLASINLLKYLNKDGTFDIEAFKHTVEVMFTSQEILVGYSEYPTEGIGKNARAYRELGLGYANLGALLMAQGLPYDSDEGRAQAATITALMTGHAYATSARIARRVGPFSGFHKDREAMLKVLKMHRAEVSNIDAGLVSEDLLSAATESWDDAVELGNMFGVRNSQASVLAPTGTIGLMMDCDTTGIEPDLGLVKVKKLVGGGTMHIVNQTVPRALKTLGYNKSQIDAIIDYIDTEKTIIGAPHIKKEHLAVFACSMGDNAIHYMGHVKMMGAVQPFLSGAISKTVNMPEDVSVEDVEQLHIESWKLGLKAVAIYRDNCKVAQPLSMAKKEGSEKTESAPVQSNEDKIVVKGAVRRKLPRVRASKTYHFEIADLDGYFTVGEYDDGTPGEVFVNISKQGSTLSGLMDSFAISMSHGLQYGVPLKSYVKTLRGTSFAPAGITDDVDIRTATSITDYIVRRLALDYLPFDDRLELGLASIDDMPEEQTSLIDEPEVDTVDSKEVATETISLPIEMVKQAKASNKQASIKDDNAPLCFNCGNQTQRSGSCYVCTSCGSTTGCS; encoded by the coding sequence ATGGGACAAACAACTACACTGGGTGTTGGTCGCTTCTTTACGAAGCCCAAAACTAAAGCATACGATCAATTAAAATGGGTAAAAAGAGACTCGATTATTAATAATCCGATAACAAACGTCAATGTTTTTGAACAAAGAGGCGTTGAATTTCCGGATGGATGGTCGGTTAACGCAATAAATATTGTTGCGCAAAAGTATTTTTCTGGAACCCCGGGTACTGATGAGCGCGAAAATAGCCTGCGTGATTTGATTAACCGGGTGGCCGACACGATAGTTAGACAAGGATTGCAAGAAGATTACTTTGAATCTAAAGAGGAAGCAGAAGATTTTAAGCAAGAGTTAAAGTATATTTTGGCAACCCAAAGAGCATCTTTTAACTCACCAGTTTGGTTTAATATTGGCGCTACGGATAGATCTCAACAGGCTAGTGCTTGTTTTATTTTGGGTATTGAGGATACAATGCCAGCAATTTTAAATTGGTATAAAGAAGAGGGAATGATCTTTAAGGGTGGGTCTGGTTCTGGTGTTAACCTGAGTCCAATTCGATCATCTGCAGAGAAGCTAGGCAAGAGCGCTGGTACGGCTAGTGGTCCATTGAGTTTTATGCGTGGCGCAGATGCTTCTGCTGGAGCTATTAAAAGTGGTGGCAAAACACGACGTGCAGCCAAGATGGTTATTTTAAACGCCGATCATCCAGATGTAGAAGAATTTATCTGGGCAAAGGCAATTGAAGAGCGGAAAGCTAGGGTACTGCAAGAATCTGGATTTGATATGAGCTTGGATGGTAAAGATGCATTTTCTGTGCAATATCAGAATGCCAACAATTCTGTTCGCGTAACAGATGAATTTATGCAAGCAGTGGTTGACGATGCAGACTGGGACCTAAAAGCGGTTACAACTGGTAAAACAGTTAAAACGATAAAGGCTCGTAAATTGATGCGCCAATTTGCTGAGGCGGCTTGGGAGTGTGCAGATCCGGGTATGCAGTTCGACACAACTATCAATAAATGGCACACTGCACCAAACGCCGGGCGCATTAATGCTTCAAACCCATGTAGTGAATATATGCACCTTGATAATTCTGCATGTAATCTTGCCTCCATTAACTTGCTTAAATATTTAAATAAAGACGGTACGTTTGATATAGAAGCCTTTAAGCATACCGTAGAGGTGATGTTTACGTCACAGGAAATACTAGTTGGTTATTCGGAATATCCAACAGAAGGTATAGGAAAAAATGCACGTGCCTACAGAGAACTTGGCTTAGGTTATGCAAATCTTGGGGCATTATTGATGGCACAGGGCTTGCCTTATGACTCTGATGAAGGTCGTGCTCAGGCTGCAACAATTACTGCGCTGATGACGGGTCATGCATATGCAACGAGTGCTAGGATCGCCAGAAGAGTCGGACCATTCAGTGGGTTCCATAAAGATCGCGAGGCAATGCTGAAAGTCCTTAAGATGCATCGCGCAGAAGTTTCAAATATTGACGCTGGTTTAGTGTCTGAAGATCTTTTGAGTGCCGCAACAGAGTCATGGGATGATGCAGTTGAGCTGGGGAATATGTTTGGCGTGCGCAATTCGCAGGCTAGCGTTTTGGCTCCAACAGGAACCATTGGTCTGATGATGGACTGCGACACAACAGGTATCGAACCAGACCTAGGTCTTGTGAAAGTCAAGAAGCTAGTCGGCGGTGGTACCATGCATATTGTTAACCAAACAGTTCCGCGAGCACTAAAAACACTAGGCTATAATAAGTCGCAAATTGACGCAATTATCGACTATATAGATACCGAAAAAACTATTATCGGTGCGCCACACATCAAGAAGGAGCACCTGGCTGTTTTTGCTTGTTCAATGGGTGATAATGCTATTCATTATATGGGTCATGTAAAGATGATGGGCGCCGTTCAGCCATTCTTGTCTGGGGCGATTAGCAAGACAGTAAATATGCCTGAAGATGTTAGCGTCGAAGATGTTGAGCAATTACATATAGAGTCATGGAAGCTTGGATTAAAGGCGGTGGCAATCTATCGAGATAACTGTAAAGTAGCCCAGCCGTTATCTATGGCCAAGAAAGAAGGATCCGAAAAAACAGAATCTGCACCTGTTCAGTCAAACGAAGATAAGATTGTAGTTAAGGGTGCCGTAAGACGAAAGCTACCACGAGTACGCGCCAGTAAGACCTATCACTTTGAAATTGCCGACCTGGACGGATACTTTACTGTTGGGGAATACGACGATGGTACACCAGGTGAAGTATTTGTGAACATTTCAAAGCAAGGCTCAACCCTGTCTGGATTAATGGATTCGTTTGCCATATCTATGAGTCACGGGTTGCAGTATGGGGTTCCACTAAAGAGTTATGTTAAGACTTTGCGTGGCACTAGTTTTGCGCCAGCAGGAATTACGGATGATGTGGATATTCGAACAGCTACTTCTATAACAGATTATATAGTTAGAAGATTAGCTCTTGATTATCTGCCATTTGATGATCGCTTAGAGCTTGGATTAGCGTCAATTGATGATATGCCAGAAGAGCAAACTTCGCTGATTGACGAACCAGAAGTTGATACAGTAGATTCAAAAGAAGTTGCTACGGAAACGATAAGCTTACCAATCGAAATGGTAAAACAGGCAAAAGCTAGTAATAAGCAAGCATCTATCAAGGATGATAATGCTCCACTTTGTTTTAATTGTGGCAACCAAACTCAGCGTTCAGGTAGCTGTTACGTGTGCACCAGTTGTGGTAGCACCACAGGATGTAGCTAG
- the ftsZ gene encoding cell division protein FtsZ translates to MPQVEPAIETFASIKVVGVGGAGGAAINRMVESGVDGVEFIAINTDAQALHHSKATKKIHIGKDATRGLGAGADPSVGERAAQESIDEIQKAIHGADMVFVTIGAGGGTGSGAGHIVAKVAKEENALVVGFATKPFAFEGEKRRKNAESAIDNLRSAVDTLIIIPNDRLLQTIDRQTPLMEAFKVADDVLRQGVQGISDLITVHGLINLDFADVKAVMSNAGSALMGIGRASGEDRAVKAAQQAIESPLLEVSIDGARGVLFNVIGGNDMTMHEINTAAETITNAADGDANIIFGATISPDLGDEIIITVVATGFDSSYFANRKTANIEEKPTKANKSSSPKEDEDISSINMDLEDKSENTHDVSDFHNDTPMPNIWAIDHENDNEATQNQPSENEAEHIDDELEKPSFLRRFRKRNNQKSSDKHPE, encoded by the coding sequence ATGCCACAAGTTGAACCAGCTATTGAAACATTCGCAAGCATTAAAGTAGTAGGAGTTGGTGGTGCTGGGGGAGCAGCCATTAACCGTATGGTAGAGTCAGGTGTTGATGGTGTGGAGTTTATTGCAATCAATACCGATGCGCAGGCATTACATCACTCTAAGGCTACAAAAAAAATTCATATTGGCAAAGATGCTACTAGAGGACTAGGCGCCGGCGCAGATCCTTCTGTGGGTGAGCGCGCCGCTCAAGAATCAATAGATGAAATTCAAAAAGCAATTCATGGTGCTGATATGGTATTTGTTACGATTGGCGCCGGTGGGGGCACTGGTAGTGGAGCGGGACATATTGTTGCGAAGGTGGCTAAAGAAGAAAATGCTTTGGTTGTAGGCTTTGCTACCAAACCATTTGCTTTTGAAGGTGAAAAACGCCGAAAAAATGCGGAATCTGCAATCGATAACTTGCGCAGTGCAGTAGATACGCTAATTATTATTCCTAACGACAGATTATTACAAACAATCGATAGGCAAACCCCATTAATGGAGGCTTTCAAGGTTGCAGATGATGTTTTGAGGCAAGGTGTTCAAGGGATATCTGACCTAATAACCGTACACGGGCTTATTAACCTTGACTTTGCAGATGTTAAGGCGGTTATGAGCAATGCTGGCTCGGCATTAATGGGTATTGGTAGAGCTAGTGGCGAAGACAGAGCCGTAAAGGCAGCTCAACAGGCCATAGAGTCTCCATTGTTAGAAGTCTCGATTGATGGCGCTCGTGGTGTTTTGTTCAATGTTATTGGTGGCAATGATATGACTATGCACGAGATTAATACCGCAGCTGAAACCATCACAAATGCAGCTGACGGAGACGCAAATATTATATTTGGAGCAACAATAAGTCCAGATTTAGGCGATGAGATTATTATTACGGTTGTGGCAACGGGTTTTGATAGCTCGTATTTTGCTAACCGAAAAACGGCAAATATTGAAGAAAAGCCAACCAAAGCGAATAAGTCGAGTAGCCCCAAAGAAGATGAGGATATATCGAGTATAAATATGGACTTAGAGGACAAATCTGAAAATACGCACGATGTATCGGATTTTCATAATGATACGCCTATGCCAAATATTTGGGCGATAGATCACGAGAACGACAATGAGGCAACACAAAATCAGCCATCCGAAAACGAGGCAGAGCATATTGATGATGAGTTAGAAAAGCCCTCATTTTTACGCAGATTTAGAAAACGGAACAACCAAAAATCATCAGATAAGCACCCTGAGTAA